In a genomic window of Infirmifilum sp. NZ:
- a CDS encoding DUF2208 domain-containing protein produces the protein MKLALVAQYLLGLVLMVLFAFMNANYPDKTWLFFTLYLLVFMGIIFLITGRQARSIFRDIEEIKSGEVLLEANPEEVLRLREKDMDKTQGELAAQVKASLIPFVTMILFIVVFYVPPLRSFFSSIGSSLSTDQRTANFYSFLAMYGAFYVLSLITGLYTRRLQARTGTLTIATKYVITTKGIIVDDRLPVKFPIQGSLKTDTKRKFVEVTLKQQVMGNEVKQRVRLYTPEPSKLASIIKVKGLGEDSLSKV, from the coding sequence ATGAAGCTCGCGCTTGTGGCACAGTACCTATTGGGGCTCGTGCTGATGGTGCTCTTCGCCTTCATGAACGCTAACTACCCTGATAAGACCTGGCTCTTCTTCACGCTCTACCTCTTGGTGTTCATGGGAATAATATTTCTCATCACCGGGCGTCAGGCGAGAAGCATTTTCAGGGACATAGAGGAGATAAAGAGCGGTGAGGTCCTGCTTGAAGCTAACCCAGAGGAGGTTTTGAGGCTGAGAGAGAAAGACATGGATAAAACCCAGGGGGAGCTTGCCGCCCAAGTCAAGGCCAGCTTAATACCCTTTGTCACCATGATACTGTTCATAGTGGTCTTCTACGTCCCACCACTCCGCAGCTTCTTCAGCAGTATAGGCTCTTCGCTGTCCACCGACCAGAGAACGGCCAACTTCTACTCCTTCCTCGCGATGTACGGGGCGTTCTACGTACTCTCGCTAATCACAGGGCTCTACACCAGGAGGCTCCAGGCGAGGACAGGGACTCTGACTATAGCGACGAAGTACGTGATCACGACAAAGGGTATAATTGTTGACGACAGGCTCCCTGTTAAGTTCCCGATACAGGGAAGCCTCAAGACGGACACAAAGAGGAAGTTCGTGGAGGTAACCCTAAAGCAGCAGGTTATGGGCAATGAAGTCAAGCAGAGAGTCAGGCTCTACACCCCCGAGCCTTCCAAACTTGCAAGCATAATAAAAGTAAAGGGCCTCGGCGAGGACTCTCTGAGCAAAGTATAA
- a CDS encoding GIY-YIG nuclease family protein, which translates to MKLLHHDCERGIYALVVEIESPSLIRLKGKDVSISPGIYVYVGSAKGPGGVRARVSRHVRKAKKVKWHIDLVTTLPQARVLGAFCAETDEPECVLVPPLESLGFEHVVKGFGSSDCTRGCTSHFLRWTKSGGVDGVLLEAFRLAGLRGKVLELKPV; encoded by the coding sequence ATGAAGTTGCTGCATCACGACTGCGAAAGAGGCATCTACGCACTGGTGGTGGAAATTGAGTCACCCTCCCTTATCAGATTAAAGGGAAAAGATGTGTCGATAAGCCCCGGGATTTACGTTTACGTCGGGTCGGCCAAGGGTCCAGGAGGCGTTCGGGCTAGGGTTTCAAGGCACGTTAGGAAGGCAAAGAAGGTCAAGTGGCACATCGACCTCGTCACTACGCTCCCTCAAGCCCGCGTTCTCGGAGCTTTCTGCGCGGAGACCGATGAGCCCGAGTGCGTTCTGGTGCCACCGCTCGAGAGCTTGGGGTTCGAGCACGTGGTTAAAGGCTTCGGGTCAAGCGACTGCACGAGGGGGTGCACATCGCACTTCCTCAGGTGGACGAAGAGCGGAGGCGTTGATGGGGTTCTTCTCGAGGCGTTCCGGCTAGCGGGGCTGAGGGGCAAGGTGTTAGAGCTCAAGCCTGTTTAA
- the cysS gene encoding cysteine--tRNA ligase yields the protein MLQVYNTLSRSLEVFEPVNPGRVLIYVCGPTVYDFSHVGHARTYVAFDVIKRYLRLKGYDVFHVQNITDIDDKIINRAAEERRDWRDVVDEYSRDYLEALKKLRVFVDVHPRVTEHIGEIIEFIQKLIDKGHAYVAPSGSVYFDVDTYDDYGRLSGRLDKKMWSQEEFATEKKNPYDFALWKARKPGEPYWDSPWGPGRPGWHIECSVMSSRYLGKRFDIHGGGSDLIFPHHENERAQSESLFDERPWVKYWMHTGMLQVGGEKMSKSLKNIVPLKDLFKEYDPLVVRLWLASAHYRTVLSFSDDSLQQAQANLQRLRGAAQLVYRLTREVEPSGRLSDAELSVLAELSDIRKSFYESMDQDFNASSAFASAMRLASIIYSQIAAKPSYTTVLYAYKLLDEFNKVLGVMDDVLAELPKELVPVDELINLLVEVRSALRSQKNWELSDYIRARLNELGVILMDEKDKTRWIISPRPK from the coding sequence GTGTTGCAAGTATACAACACCCTGAGTAGAAGCCTCGAGGTTTTCGAGCCTGTGAACCCTGGAAGGGTGCTTATCTACGTTTGCGGGCCAACGGTCTACGACTTCTCCCACGTAGGCCATGCTAGGACATACGTAGCGTTCGACGTCATCAAGAGGTACCTGAGGCTCAAGGGGTACGACGTTTTCCACGTGCAGAACATAACAGACATTGACGATAAGATCATCAACAGGGCGGCAGAGGAGAGGAGGGACTGGAGGGACGTCGTCGACGAGTACAGCAGGGACTACCTGGAAGCACTGAAGAAGCTCCGCGTCTTCGTGGACGTGCATCCGCGCGTTACGGAACACATCGGCGAGATAATCGAGTTTATACAGAAGCTGATAGACAAGGGTCATGCTTACGTTGCTCCCAGCGGTAGTGTGTACTTTGACGTAGACACCTATGACGACTACGGCAGGCTGAGCGGGAGGCTTGACAAGAAGATGTGGAGCCAGGAGGAGTTCGCCACTGAGAAGAAGAACCCGTACGACTTCGCCCTCTGGAAGGCCAGGAAACCGGGGGAACCCTACTGGGACTCGCCGTGGGGGCCGGGGAGGCCGGGCTGGCACATAGAGTGCAGTGTCATGTCGTCCCGCTACCTCGGCAAGAGGTTCGATATCCACGGAGGAGGGTCTGATCTGATCTTCCCACACCACGAGAACGAGCGGGCCCAGAGCGAGTCGCTGTTCGATGAGAGGCCATGGGTCAAGTACTGGATGCACACGGGGATGCTTCAAGTCGGCGGCGAGAAGATGAGCAAGAGCCTGAAGAACATCGTGCCATTGAAGGACCTCTTCAAAGAATACGACCCCCTAGTCGTCAGACTGTGGCTCGCCAGCGCGCACTACAGGACCGTGCTGAGCTTCAGCGACGACTCCCTCCAGCAGGCTCAAGCTAACCTGCAGAGGCTCAGAGGGGCGGCTCAGCTCGTCTACAGACTGACACGCGAGGTTGAGCCCTCAGGCCGGCTATCCGACGCCGAGCTCAGCGTGCTAGCAGAGCTCTCCGATATCAGGAAGAGCTTTTACGAGAGCATGGACCAAGACTTCAACGCCAGCTCAGCGTTTGCCTCAGCGATGAGGCTGGCTTCCATCATTTACTCGCAGATCGCAGCTAAGCCCTCCTACACCACGGTGCTCTACGCCTACAAGCTCCTAGACGAGTTTAACAAAGTATTGGGCGTTATGGATGACGTCCTCGCCGAGCTCCCGAAGGAGCTGGTTCCTGTTGACGAGCTGATAAACCTCCTCGTGGAGGTGAGGAGCGCGCTGCGCTCGCAGAAAAACTGGGAGCTGAGCGACTACATCAGAGCTAGGCTCAATGAGCTCGGAGTAATCCTGATGGACGAGAAGGACAAGACTAGGTGGATAATCAGCCCACGACCCAAATAG
- a CDS encoding Mrp/NBP35 family ATP-binding protein, translated as MKIESLKKIREQEEEARKRLSQIKHKLVVLSGKGGVGKSFITANLAAALAKKGFEVGVLDADIHGPSIPKMFGIHGQAIYAGPAGLLPIAGVGGVRVVSADLMLPDEDTALIWRGPLKTGFIRELLSMVAWGPLDFLLVDLPPGTGDEPLTIAQLIKDLSGAIVVTTPSDLTRIVVKKAITFCKQLNVPLLGVVNNMSHFTCPVCGTKHYIFGQAGTSRLTEETGVRVLADIPIDPRINESVDNGVPFVLAYPESETARSLMDLAERVVEALKATPEAAREGTSSSGQGP; from the coding sequence ATGAAAATAGAATCTCTCAAGAAGATCCGAGAGCAGGAGGAGGAGGCCAGGAAAAGGCTAAGCCAGATAAAGCACAAGCTCGTTGTTTTGAGCGGGAAGGGAGGTGTCGGGAAGAGCTTCATAACCGCTAACCTGGCAGCGGCTTTGGCGAAGAAGGGCTTCGAGGTGGGTGTTCTCGACGCCGACATCCACGGGCCGTCCATACCCAAGATGTTCGGGATACACGGGCAGGCGATCTACGCCGGGCCCGCTGGGCTACTACCCATAGCGGGAGTAGGCGGGGTTCGCGTCGTTTCAGCGGACCTCATGCTACCGGACGAGGACACAGCTCTAATATGGCGCGGCCCACTCAAAACGGGCTTCATCCGTGAGCTCCTATCGATGGTCGCCTGGGGCCCGCTGGACTTCCTCCTCGTCGACCTGCCTCCGGGCACCGGGGACGAGCCCCTCACGATAGCGCAGCTCATCAAGGACCTGAGCGGGGCCATCGTCGTCACGACCCCCAGCGACCTGACCAGAATCGTCGTGAAGAAGGCTATAACCTTCTGCAAGCAGCTCAACGTCCCACTCCTAGGCGTCGTCAACAACATGAGCCACTTCACGTGCCCCGTCTGCGGCACTAAGCACTACATCTTCGGCCAGGCTGGGACGTCCCGCTTGACGGAGGAAACAGGGGTCAGGGTGCTCGCCGACATCCCCATCGACCCCAGGATCAACGAGTCCGTGGACAACGGCGTCCCGTTCGTTCTAGCGTACCCGGAGAGCGAGACCGCTAGAAGCCTGATGGACCTCGCGGAGAGGGTAGTGGAGGCGCTGAAAGCCACGCCCGAGGCCGCTAGAGAAGGGACTTCAAGCTCAGGACAAGGTCCCTGA
- a CDS encoding ABC transporter substrate-binding protein, producing the protein MQSQAKGINIIAIIAALIIGILIGVGIGYPLWHSATPQQTSYIDKIKARGKLILGTSADWPPFEYVDKNGNFAGIDIEIARRIAQAIGVPLEVKDMQFSALIEAVKNGDVDIVLADMTPTSEREKVVDFSFPYYFASKGVVVTLKTSQISKLEDLYGKKVGVQLGTIQEDYANQNLKGKAEIKTYDKVYPDMVMVLQRGDVDAIIIGEKIAAALVTKNPDLKIAFTIGKPTAGAAVAMPKGAVDLKILVDKVIEDLINSGEMDQIFLNETLKWLGGS; encoded by the coding sequence ATGCAGAGCCAGGCAAAAGGAATAAATATTATAGCAATAATTGCTGCACTGATAATCGGAATTTTAATCGGCGTGGGGATAGGATACCCCCTATGGCACTCGGCTACACCCCAGCAGACGAGCTACATCGACAAGATTAAGGCCCGGGGGAAACTAATCCTGGGCACATCGGCTGACTGGCCGCCCTTCGAGTATGTGGACAAAAACGGCAACTTCGCGGGAATAGACATCGAAATCGCCAGGAGGATCGCTCAGGCTATAGGCGTCCCCCTCGAGGTGAAGGACATGCAGTTCTCCGCGCTCATAGAGGCCGTGAAAAACGGAGACGTCGACATCGTACTGGCCGACATGACACCTACCTCTGAGCGCGAGAAAGTCGTGGACTTCTCTTTCCCCTACTACTTTGCAAGCAAGGGGGTAGTCGTAACCCTCAAAACCTCCCAGATCTCTAAGCTGGAGGACCTCTACGGCAAGAAGGTTGGTGTCCAGCTGGGCACGATACAGGAGGACTACGCCAACCAGAACCTTAAGGGGAAGGCGGAGATCAAAACCTACGATAAAGTCTACCCCGACATGGTCATGGTTCTGCAGCGCGGCGACGTAGACGCTATAATCATCGGGGAGAAGATCGCAGCAGCCCTCGTGACGAAGAACCCCGACCTAAAGATCGCGTTCACCATCGGTAAACCCACAGCGGGGGCAGCGGTTGCCATGCCGAAGGGGGCGGTCGACCTGAAGATACTGGTGGACAAGGTCATAGAGGACCTCATAAACTCCGGCGAGATGGACCAAATATTCTTAAACGAAACCCTGAAGTGGCTTGGAGGAAGCTAA
- a CDS encoding nicotinate phosphoribosyltransferase: MGEWESRFIYATFDEVKSGLTTDVYFTRTRRILEKYGLIDAVVHAEITTSKLPDDYRWAVFAGLREVLKLLEGKKITLRSLPEGEVFTPTDFYGNRIPIMTIEGPYGEFLELETPLLGFLASATGIATKAARVKKAAGDKIVLSFGARRQHPALAPFIEYYAYIGGADGVSAVLGAQALGIRATGTMPHSLMIIFKAFKGDHTLAWKAFDEVVEEDVPRIVLADTFLDEVEESLLAAQTLGSKLWGVRLDTPGSRRGSLEEIIREVKWKLRAKGFRDVKVVVSGGVDEYKIPSLVKAGADAFGVGSAISTAPPVDFAMDITSVNRNGNWEPIAKRGKLSGRKQVYRCRKCMVDVVQLLEEEPPKCPVCGGSMESLLETYIENGKPIAKPLEPKEVRRRVLEALNRLEL; encoded by the coding sequence ATGGGGGAATGGGAGAGCAGGTTTATTTACGCTACATTCGACGAAGTTAAATCAGGCCTCACGACGGATGTGTACTTCACGCGCACGAGGCGCATCCTCGAGAAGTATGGGCTCATAGACGCCGTAGTTCACGCGGAGATAACGACCAGCAAGCTTCCCGACGACTACCGCTGGGCGGTCTTCGCTGGTTTGAGGGAGGTTCTCAAGCTCCTTGAGGGCAAGAAAATCACTCTGCGTTCACTGCCTGAAGGTGAGGTTTTCACGCCTACGGACTTCTACGGGAACAGGATCCCCATCATGACGATCGAGGGGCCCTACGGTGAGTTCCTTGAGCTGGAAACCCCGTTGCTCGGCTTCCTCGCCTCAGCCACGGGCATCGCGACGAAGGCCGCTAGGGTGAAGAAGGCGGCTGGCGACAAGATCGTCTTATCGTTTGGAGCCAGGCGGCAGCACCCGGCCCTAGCGCCGTTCATAGAGTACTACGCTTACATCGGAGGTGCAGACGGGGTTTCAGCCGTCCTCGGGGCGCAGGCCCTGGGGATCAGGGCTACGGGTACGATGCCTCACAGCCTGATGATCATCTTCAAGGCGTTCAAGGGTGACCACACGCTGGCCTGGAAGGCTTTCGACGAGGTCGTGGAGGAGGACGTCCCCAGGATAGTTTTGGCCGACACTTTCCTGGACGAGGTCGAGGAGTCACTACTCGCAGCCCAGACACTGGGGTCTAAACTCTGGGGTGTGCGGCTTGACACGCCTGGAAGCCGGAGAGGTAGCCTCGAGGAAATAATAAGGGAGGTCAAGTGGAAGCTGAGGGCAAAGGGCTTCAGAGACGTGAAAGTGGTTGTTTCAGGTGGCGTAGACGAGTACAAGATACCTTCACTCGTCAAGGCGGGTGCCGACGCCTTCGGGGTTGGCTCGGCGATCTCCACCGCCCCTCCTGTGGACTTCGCCATGGACATAACCTCGGTGAACCGTAACGGCAATTGGGAGCCCATCGCGAAGAGAGGCAAGCTCTCTGGGAGAAAGCAGGTGTACAGGTGCAGGAAGTGCATGGTGGACGTAGTCCAGCTCCTCGAGGAGGAGCCACCCAAGTGCCCCGTCTGCGGGGGTAGCATGGAGTCTCTCCTAGAGACTTACATCGAGAACGGAAAGCCCATCGCGAAGCCGCTTGAGCCGAAGGAGGTGAGGCGCAGGGTCCTCGAAGCCTTAAACAGGCTTGAGCTCTAA
- a CDS encoding winged helix-turn-helix domain-containing protein: MRDAVMPDKVLSLREALEHPLRRKIVSRLLEKPGLSVRQLARDLGVSIGSLTGHLVILERVGLVVEVRNSRRLQLYVNDEMLAEKALSAVLQEEASDAGLAK; the protein is encoded by the coding sequence GTGAGGGATGCGGTGATGCCTGACAAGGTGCTGTCGCTTCGGGAAGCTCTAGAGCACCCGTTGCGCAGGAAAATCGTGTCGCGTCTCCTCGAAAAGCCTGGCCTCAGCGTCCGGCAACTTGCGAGGGACCTAGGGGTCAGCATTGGCTCCCTGACGGGGCACCTCGTGATCCTTGAGCGAGTTGGCCTTGTCGTTGAGGTTAGGAATAGCAGGAGGCTACAGCTGTACGTTAACGATGAGATGCTGGCCGAGAAAGCTCTAAGCGCGGTTCTCCAGGAAGAAGCGAGCGATGCCGGTTTAGCCAAGTAA
- a CDS encoding 2-oxoacid:acceptor oxidoreductase subunit alpha, with protein sequence MLVAGPAGAGVFATSLIIGKTLLRHGHYVFVTNEYPSLIRGGHQWALVRSSPDEYIYSHRRIIDIIIALDRSSAFAYVGRLSERGIVICDEADCAPAQDPRVKPLPLRRILKELGAPPVALNTLASGVVFGILGASREIVGSVIRDQFAAREDLARLNVSLAEKGYELGVGLNTGAFPSLEILGNGEERLLIDGNSAVALGALAGGMSFFVAYPMTPASPILHFLAEIQRDYNIVVFQPESEIAAINMAIGAAYAGARSMVATSGGGFSLMVEALGQAAMTETPLVVVEVQRPGPSTGLPTHTAQGDLRFVIHASQGEFPRAVLAPGDPYEAYLLGFKAMEVAWAFQIPVILLSDKFLGESYWTVQQLPQMTPSAGSVVRGEVGGGYARYRITEDGVSPMALPGTRGALVYANTSEHDEYGQGSIDPSVVKAMQEKRFRKLPKLRAIAETEGVKTYGEGDRAVVTWGSTKMPVLEAVKNVSSVKVVQVLWLEPFPVDRLRGELRGRPFIVVENNMTGQLVSLIREKLLVEPEGFLGKYDGRQFEAEEIEDFLRKKGWV encoded by the coding sequence GTGCTTGTGGCTGGCCCAGCCGGGGCTGGAGTATTCGCCACCAGCCTCATTATCGGGAAGACCTTACTAAGACACGGCCACTATGTTTTCGTGACAAACGAGTACCCCTCTCTCATACGGGGCGGCCACCAGTGGGCCCTCGTGAGGAGCTCCCCTGACGAGTACATATACTCCCACAGGAGGATCATAGATATCATCATAGCGCTAGACAGGAGCTCAGCGTTTGCCTACGTGGGGCGGCTAAGCGAGAGAGGCATAGTCATCTGCGACGAGGCCGACTGCGCCCCAGCCCAGGACCCCCGCGTCAAGCCCCTACCCCTCAGGCGAATCCTGAAGGAGCTTGGAGCTCCACCCGTAGCGCTCAACACCCTTGCTTCAGGCGTTGTCTTCGGGATCCTCGGAGCTTCGCGCGAGATCGTCGGCTCCGTCATACGTGACCAATTCGCGGCCCGTGAGGATTTGGCTAGGCTAAACGTAAGCCTAGCCGAGAAGGGCTATGAGCTAGGCGTAGGCCTAAACACCGGTGCTTTCCCGAGCCTTGAAATTCTGGGAAACGGTGAAGAGAGGCTACTAATAGATGGGAACTCCGCCGTTGCCCTAGGGGCTCTTGCCGGAGGCATGTCGTTCTTCGTGGCGTACCCTATGACCCCAGCATCCCCCATACTTCACTTCCTTGCGGAGATACAACGTGATTACAATATCGTAGTGTTTCAGCCTGAGAGCGAGATAGCGGCTATAAACATGGCCATCGGTGCAGCGTATGCTGGAGCGCGCTCCATGGTAGCAACAAGCGGGGGCGGCTTTTCACTGATGGTTGAGGCTCTCGGGCAAGCCGCTATGACCGAGACCCCACTAGTCGTAGTCGAGGTTCAGAGGCCCGGGCCAAGCACAGGCCTGCCAACCCACACAGCTCAGGGTGACTTAAGGTTCGTTATACACGCTTCTCAGGGCGAGTTCCCTAGAGCTGTGCTGGCCCCGGGTGACCCCTACGAGGCGTACTTGCTAGGCTTCAAGGCTATGGAGGTGGCGTGGGCGTTCCAGATACCGGTGATCCTGCTCTCGGACAAGTTCCTGGGGGAGAGTTACTGGACGGTCCAGCAGCTCCCGCAGATGACCCCCAGCGCGGGCTCGGTGGTGCGCGGTGAGGTTGGAGGTGGTTACGCTCGCTACAGGATAACGGAGGACGGAGTGTCTCCGATGGCTCTGCCTGGCACTAGAGGGGCACTCGTTTACGCGAACACCAGCGAGCACGATGAATACGGTCAGGGAAGCATCGACCCGTCCGTTGTCAAAGCGATGCAGGAGAAGAGGTTCAGGAAGCTTCCGAAGCTGAGAGCGATCGCTGAGACTGAGGGCGTCAAGACGTACGGTGAGGGTGATCGTGCGGTTGTGACTTGGGGGTCCACGAAGATGCCGGTCCTGGAGGCGGTGAAGAACGTGAGCAGCGTGAAGGTGGTTCAGGTTCTATGGCTCGAGCCGTTTCCCGTAGATCGGTTGCGAGGAGAGCTGAGAGGAAGGCCCTTCATTGTCGTTGAGAACAACATGACGGGACAGCTGGTATCCCTTATACGCGAGAAGCTCCTTGTCGAGCCCGAGGGATTCCTGGGGAAGTACGACGGCAGGCAGTTCGAAGCGGAGGAAATCGAGGACTTCCTGAGGAAGAAGGGGTGGGTTTAG
- a CDS encoding amino acid ABC transporter ATP-binding protein produces the protein MGEVVLEMQDVWSGYEDTEVVKGVSLKVHRGEKVVIMGPSGSGKSTLLKTAVLLVKPKRGKIFLDGEELTSGRVNIRVARAKTGFVFQSYNLFPHMKVIENITLPLRIVKGYSAAEAERKAREVLAQLGLRGLEEKYPLQLSGGQQQRVAIARALAMDPILLLLDEPTSALDPELKAEVLDALREIAKRGIAMLAVTHELDFTRDIADRVIIMEDGRIVEEGDARRILENPSTERTRQFLKLIGRTG, from the coding sequence ATGGGTGAAGTCGTCCTCGAGATGCAAGACGTGTGGTCAGGCTACGAGGACACCGAGGTGGTGAAGGGCGTCTCGCTGAAAGTGCACAGGGGGGAGAAGGTCGTTATAATGGGGCCCAGCGGGAGCGGGAAAAGCACCCTCCTGAAGACAGCGGTCCTTTTAGTGAAGCCGAAGCGCGGCAAAATATTCCTCGACGGAGAAGAGCTCACCTCTGGCCGAGTCAACATCAGGGTTGCTAGGGCGAAGACCGGGTTCGTGTTCCAGAGCTACAACCTGTTCCCCCACATGAAAGTTATTGAAAACATAACCCTTCCCTTAAGGATCGTGAAGGGGTACAGTGCCGCGGAGGCCGAGAGAAAAGCCCGCGAGGTGCTAGCCCAGCTAGGCTTGAGGGGGCTTGAGGAGAAGTACCCGCTCCAGCTTAGCGGCGGTCAGCAACAGCGAGTAGCCATTGCGAGGGCCCTGGCCATGGATCCGATACTTCTGCTCCTCGACGAGCCGACTTCTGCGCTGGACCCGGAGCTCAAAGCTGAAGTCCTCGACGCGCTCCGCGAAATTGCTAAGCGCGGCATAGCCATGCTTGCGGTGACGCACGAGCTGGACTTCACGCGGGATATAGCGGACCGTGTGATAATAATGGAGGATGGGAGGATCGTGGAGGAGGGCGATGCAAGGAGGATTCTCGAGAATCCCTCTACGGAGCGCACTCGCCAGTTCTTGAAGCTCATCGGGAGAACAGGGTAG
- a CDS encoding ROK family protein has translation MRHAIGIDIGATNTRIALGNDEGELIEVVTFKTWDYQDPNLYLEKIAYAIRELRAKYKVEVAGVGVGSPGPLDMARGEVVAAPNMPFKKLEVVRVLKELVNLPVAFANDAVTAAVGEKFWGEGAGLDNLVYVTISTGIGGGVYVDGSLLLGKDGNAHEIGHVVVDSQERLTCGCGKKGHWEAYCSGSGIPKFARFIAEHEKVEGSRLMTGGKLEARDVFEAYRVGDPLARRVISEVKRFNAYGFAAIVNYYDPELVTVGGSVALNNPDILLEGLRDSVKNYTVNRPPEIKLTRLGANAGLLGALALGLGLERKVPLR, from the coding sequence GTGAGGCACGCCATAGGGATTGATATAGGGGCAACGAATACCCGCATAGCGCTTGGAAACGACGAAGGCGAGCTCATCGAGGTTGTGACTTTCAAGACTTGGGATTACCAAGACCCCAACCTCTACCTTGAGAAGATAGCCTATGCGATCCGCGAGCTCCGCGCGAAGTACAAGGTCGAGGTCGCCGGTGTGGGCGTTGGCAGCCCTGGCCCCCTTGACATGGCCAGGGGGGAAGTTGTGGCTGCACCTAACATGCCGTTTAAGAAGCTGGAAGTCGTTAGGGTTCTGAAGGAGCTTGTTAACCTTCCAGTCGCGTTTGCCAACGACGCTGTCACAGCCGCAGTCGGCGAGAAATTCTGGGGAGAGGGGGCCGGGCTTGACAATCTGGTCTACGTGACGATAAGCACCGGGATTGGTGGAGGCGTGTACGTTGACGGTTCCTTGTTGCTAGGGAAAGATGGCAACGCGCACGAGATAGGTCACGTAGTCGTCGACTCGCAGGAAAGGCTAACGTGCGGTTGCGGTAAAAAAGGCCACTGGGAGGCCTACTGCTCGGGGAGCGGTATACCCAAGTTTGCCAGGTTCATCGCAGAGCACGAGAAGGTTGAAGGATCCCGTCTGATGACCGGAGGCAAGCTTGAGGCACGTGACGTGTTCGAGGCGTACAGAGTGGGGGACCCCCTAGCCCGTCGCGTGATATCGGAGGTTAAGAGGTTCAACGCGTACGGCTTCGCCGCGATAGTGAACTACTACGATCCCGAGCTCGTGACGGTTGGGGGCTCCGTTGCCCTGAACAACCCTGATATCCTGCTCGAGGGGTTGCGCGATAGTGTGAAGAACTACACCGTGAATAGACCCCCCGAAATCAAGTTGACGAGGCTCGGCGCAAACGCCGGGTTGCTGGGGGCACTTGCCCTCGGGCTTGGCCTTGAGAGAAAAGTCCCGCTGAGGTGA
- a CDS encoding amino acid ABC transporter permease: MNFAEFLIEYAPFIATGLATTLEISILAFSMGLAVGALMLSLSLSPLRPVARAYIEPIRGTPLLVQLFVLYFGLPSVGIKLDAFTASVLALGLNSGAYQAEIFRSAVKGIPDSQILSAESLGFSAPQILRYVVLPQALRISIPSLVNEFVTVIKESSLAAVIGIVELTRRGQYVAAYTYRAFEAYIIVALLYFAVCYAFSHGSRVIERRLRIPGYTGA; the protein is encoded by the coding sequence TTGAACTTCGCAGAATTCCTGATAGAGTACGCACCGTTTATAGCGACTGGTCTGGCGACAACTCTGGAAATCTCGATCCTAGCGTTCTCCATGGGGCTAGCGGTCGGAGCTCTCATGCTTAGCCTCTCCCTGTCCCCACTTAGGCCGGTGGCCAGAGCATACATCGAGCCGATAAGGGGTACACCACTACTCGTGCAACTCTTCGTTCTGTACTTCGGCCTCCCATCAGTAGGAATAAAGCTCGACGCCTTCACGGCCAGCGTGCTGGCACTGGGGCTTAACAGCGGCGCCTACCAAGCCGAGATCTTCAGATCCGCTGTGAAGGGCATACCAGACAGCCAGATCCTCTCGGCGGAATCCCTGGGCTTCTCAGCCCCCCAGATCCTCAGGTATGTCGTCCTACCGCAGGCGCTGAGGATCTCGATTCCGTCTCTCGTGAACGAGTTCGTCACCGTGATTAAGGAGAGCTCGCTCGCCGCGGTCATAGGGATCGTGGAGCTCACGCGCCGCGGCCAGTACGTGGCTGCGTACACGTACAGGGCCTTCGAGGCATACATTATTGTCGCGCTCCTCTACTTTGCGGTGTGCTACGCCTTCTCGCACGGCTCCAGGGTCATCGAGAGGAGGCTCAGGATTCCGGGTTACACGGGTGCTTGA